Proteins encoded by one window of Tunturibacter psychrotolerans:
- a CDS encoding phage portal protein, producing MGVRTMVKDVWQRLAGVEAGDAGLGERKTAMLPSILSPYRPAGRPGQNALPKPTAANLRKFAETPVVRRAINVVKDKIASMDWQVKVRRGYTNVAVEDAEARMKVLRECLEEPNASDSFRVLWEQVLEDLLVGGFGAVEMEATDDPARPFHLWAVDGATIQIDTKWDGDPNKPRYAQATGRMGQEALVPLLDDELMYLRLNPRSYTPFGLGRLEVAFETVNQFLSASRYAGKLASNSVAQYAIWLNDATPEEHDRLIRWWQDEIEGTGRVPFLSSEQKPEVIQFAGGTDSDLRLQWQEALIRMIANAFDLPPMMLGLESDVNQSTAGEMADEAFQGAIVPVAKLVAEHITRDLFAKKLGWREFEFCFNDLESRDEMEELQMQTTLLQAGVLTVNEVRAMRGLGPIEAVTQ from the coding sequence ATGGGCGTTCGGACGATGGTGAAGGATGTTTGGCAGCGGTTGGCAGGGGTTGAAGCTGGTGATGCAGGGCTGGGCGAGCGGAAGACGGCGATGTTGCCCTCGATTTTGAGCCCCTACAGACCAGCGGGACGGCCGGGTCAGAACGCTCTGCCGAAGCCGACGGCCGCGAATCTGCGGAAGTTTGCTGAGACGCCTGTGGTGCGGCGGGCAATCAATGTGGTGAAGGACAAGATCGCGAGCATGGACTGGCAGGTGAAGGTGCGGCGCGGCTACACCAACGTGGCTGTCGAGGATGCGGAGGCTCGGATGAAGGTGTTGCGGGAGTGCCTCGAGGAGCCGAATGCTTCGGACAGCTTTCGAGTGTTGTGGGAGCAGGTGCTGGAGGATCTGCTGGTCGGTGGATTTGGTGCAGTGGAGATGGAAGCGACCGACGATCCTGCGAGACCGTTTCATCTTTGGGCGGTGGATGGCGCGACGATCCAGATCGATACGAAGTGGGATGGGGATCCGAACAAGCCTCGCTATGCCCAGGCCACGGGACGGATGGGGCAGGAGGCTTTGGTTCCTCTTCTCGACGACGAGCTGATGTATCTGAGGCTGAACCCTCGCAGCTATACGCCGTTTGGTTTGGGCAGGTTGGAGGTTGCGTTCGAAACAGTGAATCAGTTTCTGAGCGCGAGCCGGTATGCGGGGAAGCTTGCCAGTAATTCGGTGGCGCAGTATGCGATCTGGTTGAACGACGCTACTCCCGAGGAGCACGACCGGCTGATTCGGTGGTGGCAGGATGAGATTGAAGGTACGGGGCGAGTTCCGTTTTTGAGCTCCGAACAGAAGCCGGAGGTAATTCAGTTTGCCGGTGGAACCGATTCCGATCTGCGGCTGCAGTGGCAGGAGGCTTTGATTCGCATGATTGCGAATGCGTTCGATCTTCCCCCGATGATGCTTGGTCTGGAGAGTGACGTGAATCAGTCGACTGCGGGCGAGATGGCGGACGAGGCCTTCCAGGGCGCGATTGTGCCGGTGGCGAAGCTGGTAGCAGAGCACATAACGCGGGACCTGTTCGCAAAGAAGCTGGGCTGGCGCGAGTTCGAGTTCTGCTTCAACGACCTGGAGAGCAGGGACGAGATGGAGGAGCTGCAGATGCAGACGACGCTGCTGCAGGCCGGGGTGTTGACCGTGAATGAAGTGCGTGCGATGCGGGGGTTAGGCCCGATCGAGGCGGTGACACAGTGA
- a CDS encoding terminase, with product MVAAWRGLVCEGEAALCRFQGEVGGMSEAQWDVEELLALGRWMEARPSALVKVAEGWLRVRDRAGLERPLRANAVQRAFERERGRQNIVLKARQIGITTWVAGRFFLKTITARGVMTVQVAQTREAAEGIFRMVQRFWECLPEGLREGALRRSKANAGQMCFPALDSEFRVVSAGDENAGRGLTVQYLHCSEVSRWPGDAGATLAGLRAALAPAGEMVMESTPNGAYGCFYEEWGRAVSNAGRASDVVRHFFPWWMEEAYIGAAADELREDEQRLVSAHGLTARQIGFRRGLEASYRGLRSQEFAEDAESCFKATGECCFEVEVVEERLASLGEPLEMRRGGALQIWLPPIAGKEYVVAVDTAGGGADGDFAAVQVIEKESGMQCAELQQRLGTLELARVSAELAREYGGSVIAVERNNHGAGVLAYLDSVERYARVYEQDGVAGWLTTAGSKPGMVSRMGALLVESPGMFFSKRLLLECRTFVSMAGGRTGAVNGAHDDCLMAMAIGQAVRAELVGSRR from the coding sequence GTGGTTGCCGCATGGCGCGGCCTCGTTTGTGAAGGCGAGGCTGCGCTGTGCCGTTTTCAGGGTGAGGTTGGTGGAATGAGTGAGGCTCAGTGGGATGTAGAGGAGTTGTTGGCGCTGGGCAGGTGGATGGAGGCAAGGCCATCCGCTTTGGTGAAGGTGGCTGAGGGTTGGTTGAGGGTTCGGGATCGTGCGGGTTTGGAGAGGCCGCTGAGAGCCAATGCTGTGCAGAGGGCGTTTGAACGGGAGCGCGGCAGGCAGAACATCGTTTTGAAGGCCAGGCAGATAGGGATTACGACCTGGGTTGCGGGGCGGTTTTTTTTGAAGACGATTACTGCTCGCGGTGTGATGACGGTGCAGGTGGCGCAGACGAGAGAGGCAGCAGAGGGAATCTTTCGGATGGTGCAGCGATTCTGGGAGTGTCTGCCGGAGGGGTTGCGCGAGGGTGCGCTGCGGCGGAGTAAGGCGAATGCCGGGCAGATGTGTTTTCCGGCGCTGGATAGTGAGTTTCGTGTGGTGAGCGCGGGGGATGAGAACGCCGGGCGTGGTTTGACGGTGCAGTATCTGCACTGCAGCGAGGTGAGTCGCTGGCCGGGAGATGCGGGGGCTACGCTGGCAGGGCTGCGGGCGGCGTTGGCGCCTGCAGGCGAGATGGTGATGGAGTCCACTCCGAATGGGGCTTATGGATGTTTTTATGAGGAGTGGGGACGGGCGGTTTCGAATGCGGGCAGGGCAAGTGATGTTGTGCGACACTTTTTTCCGTGGTGGATGGAGGAGGCCTATATTGGCGCTGCTGCTGATGAGTTGCGTGAGGATGAGCAGCGGCTGGTGTCGGCACATGGGTTGACTGCGCGGCAGATTGGTTTTCGTCGAGGGCTGGAGGCTAGTTATCGGGGGTTGCGGTCGCAGGAGTTTGCGGAGGATGCGGAGAGCTGCTTTAAGGCTACTGGGGAATGCTGCTTTGAGGTTGAGGTTGTGGAAGAACGGCTGGCTTCTCTGGGGGAGCCTTTAGAGATGCGGCGGGGTGGGGCGTTGCAAATTTGGCTGCCGCCGATTGCGGGGAAGGAGTATGTCGTCGCCGTGGACACGGCTGGGGGTGGGGCCGATGGAGACTTTGCGGCGGTGCAGGTGATCGAGAAGGAGTCCGGGATGCAGTGCGCGGAGCTGCAGCAGAGGCTTGGGACTCTGGAGTTGGCCAGGGTTTCGGCGGAGTTGGCTAGGGAGTATGGCGGGTCGGTGATTGCGGTGGAGAGGAATAACCATGGAGCTGGTGTGCTTGCTTATCTGGATAGCGTGGAACGGTATGCGCGAGTGTATGAGCAGGATGGAGTCGCGGGCTGGTTGACTACGGCCGGGTCGAAGCCGGGGATGGTGAGCCGGATGGGGGCTTTGCTGGTGGAGTCGCCTGGAATGTTTTTTAGTAAGAGACTGCTTTTGGAGTGTCGGACGTTTGTTTCGATGGCTGGAGGCAGGACAGGGGCGGTGAATGGGGCGCATGATGATTGCCTGATGGCCATGGCGATTGGGCAGGCGGTTCGGGCTGAGTTGGTGGGGTCTCGAAGATAG
- a CDS encoding DUF3037 domain-containing protein, with protein MAERVQCEFFLIRYVPDVVKGEFANIGVLLREAGRDDSAVVRFTRDWARVKCMDADADIGLLEALEGEIGARLKTVGRDAPGIKPVMEILEDTLANSVQMTEVRACLAESLPAEIEQLMKMYVEPLKVKMERKRTGRAAIAGAMRTEFERAGVWGLMRKRIAASLYTRAGDPMKIDCGYRPNGVIRMFQAVSLEGDVEAAKGLAYSAPQLVEGVQRVEGARLELTAIVEPLRAVSDTEDEAMERYRFGVEAMERQEIRVVTLSDLARVAETARVELRV; from the coding sequence ATGGCTGAGCGGGTCCAATGCGAGTTCTTCCTGATCCGGTATGTGCCGGATGTGGTGAAGGGCGAGTTTGCGAATATCGGCGTGCTGCTGCGGGAGGCAGGGCGCGACGATAGCGCGGTCGTGCGCTTTACGCGGGATTGGGCTCGGGTGAAGTGCATGGATGCGGATGCGGACATCGGGTTGCTGGAGGCGTTGGAGGGAGAGATTGGAGCTCGGCTGAAGACTGTGGGTCGGGATGCTCCGGGGATCAAGCCGGTGATGGAGATTCTTGAGGATACGCTGGCGAACTCGGTACAGATGACCGAGGTACGGGCTTGCCTGGCGGAGAGTCTGCCGGCGGAGATTGAGCAGTTGATGAAGATGTATGTTGAGCCTTTGAAGGTGAAGATGGAGCGGAAGCGGACCGGACGCGCCGCGATCGCGGGGGCGATGCGGACGGAGTTTGAGCGGGCTGGTGTGTGGGGGCTGATGCGGAAGAGGATCGCGGCTTCGCTTTATACGCGGGCGGGCGATCCGATGAAGATTGATTGTGGGTATAGGCCGAATGGGGTGATTCGGATGTTTCAGGCGGTGTCGCTGGAGGGGGATGTGGAGGCCGCGAAGGGGTTGGCTTATTCGGCTCCGCAGTTGGTGGAGGGCGTGCAGAGGGTGGAGGGAGCGCGGTTGGAGCTGACTGCGATTGTGGAGCCGCTACGCGCTGTGTCGGATACGGAAGACGAGGCGATGGAGCGGTATCGATTCGGCGTAGAGGCGATGGAGCGGCAGGAGATTCGGGTGGTGACTTTGAGTGATCTGGCGAGAGTGGCAGAGACGGCTCGAGTGGAGTTGAGGGTTTGA
- the purE gene encoding 5-(carboxyamino)imidazole ribonucleotide mutase, translating to MGSRNDYAVMRGAVEVLKEFGIAHEVRVVSAHRTPDLLFEYADSAVERGLRVIIAGAGGAAHLPGMIAAKTVVPVLGVPIPATALQGMDSLLSIVQMPKGIPVGTLAIGASGAANAGLLAIAMLATTDAGLQKRLVAWRAARRDEVLAQVVGEEGVGE from the coding sequence ATGGGAAGCCGCAATGACTATGCGGTGATGCGAGGTGCCGTGGAGGTGCTGAAGGAGTTTGGCATCGCGCACGAGGTGCGGGTGGTGTCGGCTCATCGGACGCCGGATCTTCTTTTTGAGTATGCGGACTCTGCGGTGGAACGCGGGCTCAGGGTGATCATCGCGGGGGCTGGGGGTGCGGCACATCTGCCGGGGATGATCGCAGCGAAGACCGTGGTGCCTGTGTTGGGTGTTCCGATACCGGCGACAGCGTTGCAGGGGATGGATTCGCTGTTGAGCATTGTGCAGATGCCAAAGGGAATTCCTGTGGGAACGCTTGCGATTGGGGCTTCTGGCGCTGCGAACGCAGGACTGTTGGCTATCGCGATGCTGGCTACTACGGATGCTGGGTTGCAGAAGAGATTGGTGGCTTGGCGCGCTGCGCGACGGGATGAAGTTCTTGCGCAGGTGGTTGGGGAAGAAGGAGTTGGCGAGTGA
- a CDS encoding HipA family kinase, with protein MLAVQAIRRMRGGAQSQLMLGADGKLWVVKFQNNPQDVRVLANELIATRLAAAVGLTVPVSDVVEVTEWLVSNTLDMFVDMPRGLRQRYTAGLQFGSQFVGGLMPGQVVDYLPEQQLDEVRNLAEFAGMLCIDKWAGNCNGRQAVFERKPREKKYRATFIDQGFCFNAGEWTFPDSPLRGVYQRNQVYARVTGWESFEPWLSRVEAMEGETLWTIAEAVPPEWYGGDTVVIEQLMEQMLRRRSRVRELIGEFRDSNREPFPMWASGRKIVVPRQFAEVSGVGKFVM; from the coding sequence GTGTTGGCAGTACAGGCAATTCGAAGGATGCGCGGCGGGGCGCAGAGCCAGTTGATGCTAGGGGCCGATGGCAAGCTTTGGGTGGTGAAGTTTCAGAATAATCCGCAGGATGTGCGGGTGCTGGCGAACGAGTTGATCGCAACCAGGCTGGCGGCGGCAGTGGGTCTGACCGTGCCGGTGAGCGACGTGGTGGAAGTCACCGAGTGGCTGGTGTCGAATACGCTGGATATGTTCGTCGACATGCCGCGAGGGCTGAGGCAGAGGTATACCGCAGGGTTGCAGTTTGGATCGCAGTTTGTAGGTGGATTGATGCCGGGACAGGTGGTGGACTACTTGCCGGAGCAGCAGTTGGATGAGGTGAGGAATCTCGCGGAGTTTGCAGGAATGTTGTGTATCGATAAGTGGGCAGGCAACTGTAATGGACGGCAGGCGGTGTTTGAGAGAAAGCCGAGAGAGAAAAAGTATCGGGCAACGTTTATTGACCAGGGGTTCTGCTTCAATGCGGGAGAGTGGACGTTTCCGGATTCGCCGTTGCGCGGGGTGTACCAGAGGAACCAAGTGTATGCACGGGTAACGGGATGGGAGAGCTTTGAGCCCTGGCTGAGCCGGGTGGAGGCGATGGAGGGGGAGACGCTGTGGACGATCGCGGAGGCGGTGCCGCCGGAGTGGTATGGCGGGGATACGGTGGTGATCGAGCAGCTCATGGAGCAGATGCTTAGGCGACGGTCGCGGGTGAGAGAGTTGATCGGGGAGTTTCGGGATTCGAACAGGGAGCCATTCCCGATGTGGGCGTCGGGGAGGAAAATTGTGGTGCCGAGGCAGTTCGCTGAGGTTAGTGGAGTGGGAAAATTCGTAATGTAG